From a region of the Neodiprion fabricii isolate iyNeoFabr1 chromosome 7, iyNeoFabr1.1, whole genome shotgun sequence genome:
- the LOC124186819 gene encoding cell division cycle protein 27 homolog isoform X1: MIVQEPVQAAIWHCLNHYAYRDAIFLAERLWAELDTEDALFLLATCYYRSGRVRQAHALLTKKAPSSSQCRFLLAKCCYDLEKYAEAEAAIIGGYYKQLKNLDEIVTQFGDQACFSLQIIAKIYYRMMRTAKGSEAHKLALKLNPFLWHSFEELCNVGEKVDPAKTFQLDKLDSFATCHGTTPILNYANEPDLITPVANNPATPIPNNITPAQNNVGNGINSGVKLFATSDESPAGFPSQILNCSAASPRGKMPRYRSMFSNSMSPLTPSFGILPLETNTPEQIGPPHATLSEANDQKSLAKRVSSLKAHVGQLMSRKETPLQQGKPVFSQSGNTSNTANIVTVTPTAPVPTPQALQGPNVRRSSRLFSNSYSVKENNKSPNRNKFAPPKSPSRKPKARLSKTNLNKANFNELNERNRNEKEKSETITSDRVISSTNTLNQNNMMHCALLVQKQCAEGLMTLLRVLGTAYQHLSQFNCSQAIELFSVLPAQHYNTGWVLSMLAKAHFEMIDYKKAASYFAQVRQLEPQRTEMMEIYSTVLWHLHAEVQLSTLAQELVSEDRYSPTAWCATGNLFSAQTEHETAIKFFQRAIQVDPNFPYAYTLLGHEYVMTEELDKAITAFRNAIRLDPRHYNAWFGLGTIFSKQEQYSLAELHFKRALQINPQNSAIMCHIGVVQHALKKTDLALKTLNQAIQNDPDNTLCKFHRASINFSTGRPAEALKEFEELKNIVPKESLVYYSIGKVHKQLGNTHLALMYFSWATDLDPKGVNSQIKEAILSPGQGDDDPTTQLAERQAQNSSTEQEGEASGEVDQSANVTIDPQIDDSDNSL; encoded by the exons ATGATTGTACAGGAACCAGTGCAg GCTGCCATATGGCACTGTTTAAATCACTATGCTTATCGAGATGCAATATTCTTGGCGGAAAGACTGTGGGCCGAAC TCGACACAGAAGatgcattatttttattggcAACGTGCTATTACCGTTCAGGACGTGTTAGACAGGCTCACGCTCTGCTCACCAAAAAGGCGCCGAGTTCTTCACAGTGCAGATTTCTCTTAGCAAAGTGCTGCTATGACCTGGAGAA ATATGCGGAGGCCGAAGCAGCGATAATCGGTGGATACTATAAGCAGTTGAAGAATTTAGATGAGATAGTGACACAGTTTGGAGACCAGGCTTGCTTCTCGTTACAGATAATAGCCAAGATTTATTATAGAATGATGCGAACAGCGAAGGGAAGTGAAGCGCATAAATTAGCATTAAAGTTGAACCCATTCTTGTGGCACTCTTTTGAGGAACTCTGTAACGTTGGGGAAAAGGTTGATCCTGCCAAGACTTTCCAACTTGACAAACTAGACAGTTTTGCCACTTGCCACGGTACTACCCCGATACTTAATTATGCCAATGAACCAGATCTCATTACTCCGGTTGCAAATAACCCAGCCACACCAATTCCTAATAACAT CACTCCTGCCCAGAATAATGTCGGGAATGGTATTAATTCTGGTGTAAAGTTGTTCGCTACGTCTGATGAAAGTCCAGCAGGTTTTCCATCCCAAATACTAAATTGTTCTGCGGCATCGCCTAGGGGAAAAATGCCTCGCTATCGTAGCATGTTTAGTAACTCCATGAGCCCTTTGACACCGAGCTTTGGAATTCTCCCATTGGAAACTAATACACCGGAACAAATTGGACCGCCTCATGCAACGCTCTCCGAAGCAAACGATCAGAAAAGTTTGGCCAAGCGAGTCAGCAGTTTAAAAGCGCATGTCGGA CAACTAATGTCTCGGAAAGAAACGCCTTTGCAGCAAGGTAAACCAGTGTTTTCTCAATCTGGAAACACGAGTAATACAGCAAACATTGTTACGGTCACACCAACGGCTCCAGTCCCGACTCCACAAGCCCTTCAGGGACCCAACGTTAGGCGATCTTCCAGACTCTTTAGTAACAGTTATTCCGTCAAG gAGAATAATAAATCGCCAAATAGGAATAAATTCGCCCCACCAAAATCACCCTCTCGGAAACCCAAAGCAAGACTATCAAAGACTAATTTAAATAAGGCAAACTTCAACGAACTGAATGAgagaaatagaaatgaaaaggaaaaaagtgaaacgatCACTTCGGACAGAGTGATATCGTCCACTAACACACTAAACCAAAATAACATGATGCACTGCGCTTTACTCGTTCAAAAACAGTGCGCCG agGGACTTATGACACTGTTGAGGGTCCTGGGCACAGCGTATCAACATTTGAGTCAATTCAATTGTTCACAAGCTATTGAACTATTCAGTGTTTTACCTGCGCAGCATTATAATACAGGCTGGGTCCTCTCAATGCTTGCAAAAGCGCACTTCGAGATGATAGATTACAAAAAAGCTGCGAG TTATTTCGCACAAGTTAGACAACTGGAGCCGCAGAGAACAGAGATGATGGAAATTTATAGTACTGTACTATGGCATCTTCATGCCGAAGTTCAGTTGTCCACCCTGGCACAGGAGCTCGTCTCGGAAGACCGATATTCTCCAACAGCTTGGTGTGCTACTGGAAACCTATTTTCGGCCCAAACAGAACATGAAACAGCGATTAAGTTCTTTCAAAGAGCCATACAG GTAGATCCCAACTTCCCATACGCGTACACACTTCTGGGTCACGAATATGTTATGACAGAAGAATTAGACAAAGCAATCACAGCATTTAGAAATGCTATTCGACTTGACCCGAGGCATTATAACGCGTG gTTTGGACTTGGAACGATATTCTCTAAACAGGAGCAGTACAGTTTAGCCGAACTACATTTTAAACGGGCGTTGCAGATTAATCCACAAAATTCGGCAATCATGTGTCACATAGGGGTCGTACAACATGCTTTGAAAAAGACTGATCTTGCATTGAAAACATTGAATCAGGCGATCCAAAACGACCCTGACAACACGCTTTGCAAATTTCATCGAGCAAGCATTAATTTCTCTACAGGTCGACCTGCTGAAGCGTTAAAAGAGTTTGAAGAACTGAAGAATATTGTACCCAAAGAATCTCTAGTCTACTATTCAATAGGAAAg GTGCATAAACAGTTAGGAAATACGCACCTCGCGCTTATGTACTTTAGTTGGGCCACAGATTTAGATCCCAAAGGTGTCAACAGTCAAATAAAAGAGGCCATACTGAGTCCTGGCCAAGGTGACGATGACCCTACTACACAATTAG CTGAAAGACAGGCACAAAACAGTTCGACGGAACAAGAGGGAGAGGCAAGCGGGGAAGTTGATCAATCAGCAAATGTTACGATTGACCCTCAGATCGACGATAGTGATAACAGCTTATGA
- the LOC124186819 gene encoding cell division cycle protein 27 homolog isoform X2, giving the protein MRGKGVNDDCTGTSAGCHMALFKSLCLSRCNILGGKTVGRTYAEAEAAIIGGYYKQLKNLDEIVTQFGDQACFSLQIIAKIYYRMMRTAKGSEAHKLALKLNPFLWHSFEELCNVGEKVDPAKTFQLDKLDSFATCHGTTPILNYANEPDLITPVANNPATPIPNNITPAQNNVGNGINSGVKLFATSDESPAGFPSQILNCSAASPRGKMPRYRSMFSNSMSPLTPSFGILPLETNTPEQIGPPHATLSEANDQKSLAKRVSSLKAHVGQLMSRKETPLQQGKPVFSQSGNTSNTANIVTVTPTAPVPTPQALQGPNVRRSSRLFSNSYSVKENNKSPNRNKFAPPKSPSRKPKARLSKTNLNKANFNELNERNRNEKEKSETITSDRVISSTNTLNQNNMMHCALLVQKQCAEGLMTLLRVLGTAYQHLSQFNCSQAIELFSVLPAQHYNTGWVLSMLAKAHFEMIDYKKAASYFAQVRQLEPQRTEMMEIYSTVLWHLHAEVQLSTLAQELVSEDRYSPTAWCATGNLFSAQTEHETAIKFFQRAIQVDPNFPYAYTLLGHEYVMTEELDKAITAFRNAIRLDPRHYNAWFGLGTIFSKQEQYSLAELHFKRALQINPQNSAIMCHIGVVQHALKKTDLALKTLNQAIQNDPDNTLCKFHRASINFSTGRPAEALKEFEELKNIVPKESLVYYSIGKVHKQLGNTHLALMYFSWATDLDPKGVNSQIKEAILSPGQGDDDPTTQLAERQAQNSSTEQEGEASGEVDQSANVTIDPQIDDSDNSL; this is encoded by the exons atgcGTGGTAAAGGTGTAAACGATGATTGTACAGGAACCAGTGCAg GCTGCCATATGGCACTGTTTAAATCACTATGCTTATCGAGATGCAATATTCTTGGCGGAAAGACTGTGGGCCGAAC ATATGCGGAGGCCGAAGCAGCGATAATCGGTGGATACTATAAGCAGTTGAAGAATTTAGATGAGATAGTGACACAGTTTGGAGACCAGGCTTGCTTCTCGTTACAGATAATAGCCAAGATTTATTATAGAATGATGCGAACAGCGAAGGGAAGTGAAGCGCATAAATTAGCATTAAAGTTGAACCCATTCTTGTGGCACTCTTTTGAGGAACTCTGTAACGTTGGGGAAAAGGTTGATCCTGCCAAGACTTTCCAACTTGACAAACTAGACAGTTTTGCCACTTGCCACGGTACTACCCCGATACTTAATTATGCCAATGAACCAGATCTCATTACTCCGGTTGCAAATAACCCAGCCACACCAATTCCTAATAACAT CACTCCTGCCCAGAATAATGTCGGGAATGGTATTAATTCTGGTGTAAAGTTGTTCGCTACGTCTGATGAAAGTCCAGCAGGTTTTCCATCCCAAATACTAAATTGTTCTGCGGCATCGCCTAGGGGAAAAATGCCTCGCTATCGTAGCATGTTTAGTAACTCCATGAGCCCTTTGACACCGAGCTTTGGAATTCTCCCATTGGAAACTAATACACCGGAACAAATTGGACCGCCTCATGCAACGCTCTCCGAAGCAAACGATCAGAAAAGTTTGGCCAAGCGAGTCAGCAGTTTAAAAGCGCATGTCGGA CAACTAATGTCTCGGAAAGAAACGCCTTTGCAGCAAGGTAAACCAGTGTTTTCTCAATCTGGAAACACGAGTAATACAGCAAACATTGTTACGGTCACACCAACGGCTCCAGTCCCGACTCCACAAGCCCTTCAGGGACCCAACGTTAGGCGATCTTCCAGACTCTTTAGTAACAGTTATTCCGTCAAG gAGAATAATAAATCGCCAAATAGGAATAAATTCGCCCCACCAAAATCACCCTCTCGGAAACCCAAAGCAAGACTATCAAAGACTAATTTAAATAAGGCAAACTTCAACGAACTGAATGAgagaaatagaaatgaaaaggaaaaaagtgaaacgatCACTTCGGACAGAGTGATATCGTCCACTAACACACTAAACCAAAATAACATGATGCACTGCGCTTTACTCGTTCAAAAACAGTGCGCCG agGGACTTATGACACTGTTGAGGGTCCTGGGCACAGCGTATCAACATTTGAGTCAATTCAATTGTTCACAAGCTATTGAACTATTCAGTGTTTTACCTGCGCAGCATTATAATACAGGCTGGGTCCTCTCAATGCTTGCAAAAGCGCACTTCGAGATGATAGATTACAAAAAAGCTGCGAG TTATTTCGCACAAGTTAGACAACTGGAGCCGCAGAGAACAGAGATGATGGAAATTTATAGTACTGTACTATGGCATCTTCATGCCGAAGTTCAGTTGTCCACCCTGGCACAGGAGCTCGTCTCGGAAGACCGATATTCTCCAACAGCTTGGTGTGCTACTGGAAACCTATTTTCGGCCCAAACAGAACATGAAACAGCGATTAAGTTCTTTCAAAGAGCCATACAG GTAGATCCCAACTTCCCATACGCGTACACACTTCTGGGTCACGAATATGTTATGACAGAAGAATTAGACAAAGCAATCACAGCATTTAGAAATGCTATTCGACTTGACCCGAGGCATTATAACGCGTG gTTTGGACTTGGAACGATATTCTCTAAACAGGAGCAGTACAGTTTAGCCGAACTACATTTTAAACGGGCGTTGCAGATTAATCCACAAAATTCGGCAATCATGTGTCACATAGGGGTCGTACAACATGCTTTGAAAAAGACTGATCTTGCATTGAAAACATTGAATCAGGCGATCCAAAACGACCCTGACAACACGCTTTGCAAATTTCATCGAGCAAGCATTAATTTCTCTACAGGTCGACCTGCTGAAGCGTTAAAAGAGTTTGAAGAACTGAAGAATATTGTACCCAAAGAATCTCTAGTCTACTATTCAATAGGAAAg GTGCATAAACAGTTAGGAAATACGCACCTCGCGCTTATGTACTTTAGTTGGGCCACAGATTTAGATCCCAAAGGTGTCAACAGTCAAATAAAAGAGGCCATACTGAGTCCTGGCCAAGGTGACGATGACCCTACTACACAATTAG CTGAAAGACAGGCACAAAACAGTTCGACGGAACAAGAGGGAGAGGCAAGCGGGGAAGTTGATCAATCAGCAAATGTTACGATTGACCCTCAGATCGACGATAGTGATAACAGCTTATGA
- the LOC124187069 gene encoding uncharacterized protein LOC124187069, translating to MGGNQSTSRDKPIASVNDKKEITVNAVCPKNPEGPPPPYESDNQSVIPVGKWIKCKVCQASIDTSGKEDDLVIKCCQCNEVTILRNAPSGRKFVRCICNCLLICKTSAQTILCPRPTCERIINLKTCPWRVESMKSPGCDEDYEDLTLKCCASKVRAISFCIACNSVFHQCCLDKYENLKVLDKITVICCQGDITDSVSHSGIEKENDSVKSLKKVIRKQAMELEKLRSDNSLPEEKSNSKKDQAVTSQNGNDGPKNYDQNSANKSLANENKLLTKLVEVMDIKSKLLQEKIESLQEKVNKQMETTAEKMNIPTLWRAVTRTCYQMVAKAPIPQYVSIPLTRSIHCMFSNGSFSILSRTAFDTTRSSPSSKLLSVNNSPLFVPSNGMKIKRLLKLRCKHCYFVWRKGTRYVMCKAKPRHKQARLMPREEKSWILCQATQHPQRDWSAAESTVNTVCPIGPDELPPPYQSTQQGGIPMVTCRVCQAMIDISGKRDQHVVKCCQCNEATPIRNAPPGKKYVRCPCNCLLICKSSSQRIACPRPNCKRIINLAPSPVTPPVLSMPGMCRVGCGHCHDTFLFNTLNNALARCPHCRKVSSVGPEFARGRGIAFILIGCVALVVGIAVTLGTYTLVRTNGGIYVAYVGAFLVAVLCFGRSIYYCTMKISLIEGPM from the exons CAGAAGGACCACCACCACCCTACGAGTCTGATAATCAGAGTGTAATACCTGTAGGCAAATGGATCAAGTGCAAAGTTTGCCAAGCTAGCATCGACACGTCAGGCAAAGAGGATGATCTTGTTATCAAATGCTGCCAGTGCAATGAAGTAACT ATATTACGAAATGCCCCATCTGGGAGGAAATTTGTCCGCTGCATTTGCAACTGCTTACTTATCTGCAAGACTTCAGCACAGACGATCCTCTGCCCAAGGCCAACTTGCGAGCGCATAATAAACCTGAAAACCTGTCCG TGGCGCGTGGAGAGCATGAAAAGCCCAGGTTGTGACGAAGACTATGAAGATTTAACACTTAAATGCTGCGCAAGTAAAGTACGGGCCATAAGTTTTTGCATAGCGTGTAATTCTGTATTCCATCAATGCTGCTTGGATAAATATGAGAACTTGAAAGTTCTTGACAAGATCACCGTCATATGCTGTCAAGGAGATATTACAGATTCAGTGTCGCATTCAGGAATTGAAAAGGAGAACGACTCCgtaaaatctttaaaaaaagtaattcgGAAGCAGGCTATGGAACTGGAAAAACTACGTTCCGACAATAGCTTGCCCGAAGAGAAATCAAATTCCAAAAAAGATCAGGCAGTTACTAGCCAAAATGGAAACGATGGTCCTAAAAATTATGACCAAAATAGCGCCAACAAATCTCTTGCGAATGAAAACAAGCTGTTAACTAAATTAGTAGAAGTAATGGATATCAAAAGTAAATTGCTGCAGGAAAAAATTGAGTCGCTACAGGAAAAAGTGAATAAACAGATGGAAACAACAGCAG AGAAGATGAACATACCAACTTTATGGAGAGCCGTAACACGAACCTGTTATCAAATGGTGGCAAAAGCTCCGATACCACAGTACGTCAGCATCCCGTTGACACGCAGCATTCACTGCATGTTTAGTAACGGATCATTTTCAATACTGTCTAGAACAGCCTTTGACACGACTCGATCCTCACCCTCATCTAAGTTACTAAGTGTGAACAACTCACCATTGTTCGTACCAAGTAAcggtatgaaaataaaaagattacTCAAACTTCGTTGCAAACATTGTTACTTTGTATGGAGAAAGGGAACACGTTATGTCATGTGCAAAGCTAAGCCGAGGCATAAACAGGCCCGTCTTATGCCACGCGAAGAAAAGTCTTGGATATTATGCCAAGCTACGCAGCATCCTCAACGCGATTGGT CTGCCGCTGAATCCACAGTCAATACAGTATGTCCGATCGGTCCAGACGAGTTACCGCCACCCTACCAGTCCACTCAGCAGGGTGGAATCCCTATGGTCACATGCAGAGTTTGCCAAGCTATGATAGACATATCCGGCAAGCGGGATCAACATGTTGTTAAATGCTGCCAGTGTAACGAAGCTACA CCGATAAGAAATGCTCCACCAGGCAAGAAATACGTCCGTTGTCCTTGCAACTGCTTGCTTATATGCAAGAGTTCTTCACAGCGAATTGCTTGTCCAAGACCAAATTGCAAGCGCATAATAAATTTAGCGCCTTCGCCAGTAACTCCGCCCGTTCTCTCTATGCCTGGAATGTGTAGAGTTGGATGCGGACATTGCCATGACACATTTCTG TTTAATACTTTAAATAACGCTCTTGCTCGATGCCCGCATTGTCGCAAAGTATCATCCGTAGGACCAGAGTTTGCACGAGGTCGTGGAATTGCATTTATTTTAATCGGATGTGTGGCTCTAGTCGTGGGAATTGCTGTTACA CTCGGCACGTATACACTTGTAAGAACAAATGGCGGTATATATGTCGCTTATGTCG GTGCATTCCTGGTGGCGGTTCTCTGTTTTGGAAGAAGCATCTACTATTGTACAATGAAGATTAGCCTGATAGAAGGCCCTATGTAG